In the Paenibacillus pabuli genome, one interval contains:
- a CDS encoding YheC/YheD family protein, whose product MGVDKLKPLRSKWLKTKVILNNGSIKPFIPDTQRYNKANLWSMISRYGMVYIKPEIGTYGMGVIKAEMLSHQNFAYQIEQKRLSFDNFDSFHASLVRLVHKRSYLIQRGIDLLKHNKRRFDIRVMIQLSPDNQWEATGIIGRLGHPKKIVTNYHSGGKPMDVHRLLESHASLKRRNELIQEMNELGLRIARHMKKKYPYLKQIGVDIGLDRSLKPWIIEVNVKPDPYIFNQLKDKTMYRRVIKYFRHAAKKTK is encoded by the coding sequence ATGGGGGTTGATAAATTGAAGCCGTTAAGAAGCAAATGGTTGAAAACAAAAGTGATCCTCAATAATGGTTCTATTAAACCATTTATACCTGATACGCAGCGATATAACAAAGCCAACCTGTGGTCCATGATCAGCAGATACGGTATGGTTTATATTAAACCCGAGATTGGCACTTACGGAATGGGTGTCATAAAGGCGGAGATGCTGAGTCATCAGAATTTTGCCTATCAGATTGAACAAAAACGACTGTCGTTTGATAACTTTGACTCGTTCCATGCAAGTCTTGTACGTCTGGTGCATAAAAGAAGCTATCTCATTCAGAGAGGAATCGATCTGCTTAAGCACAACAAGAGGCGTTTTGATATCAGAGTCATGATACAGTTAAGTCCCGACAATCAGTGGGAGGCTACGGGAATCATCGGCCGACTCGGTCATCCGAAAAAAATCGTGACCAATTATCACAGCGGTGGTAAACCAATGGATGTTCACAGACTGCTGGAATCTCATGCATCCCTGAAACGCAGAAATGAACTCATCCAGGAGATGAATGAGCTTGGATTACGTATTGCACGCCACATGAAGAAAAAATACCCGTACCTTAAGCAAATCGGCGTTGATATTGGGCTGGATCGGAGTTTGAAACCCTGGATTATTGAGGTGAACGTCAAACCGGACCCTTATATTTTCAACCAATTAAAGGACAAGACAATGTATCGAAGGGTGATAAAATATTTCCGCCATGCTGCTAAAAAAACAAAATAA
- a CDS encoding histidine phosphatase family protein, producing the protein MATTIGLIRHGVTEWNNLSKAQGISDIPLNEEGIEQAAALAKRLSNEEWDVIFSSNLTRARQTAEIIQQCLGVPVFTDERIREINCGLIEGTTEEERFTRWGANWREQNLGMEDFQMVAKRGLTFLEKLIKEYVDKRILVISHGALIGLSLQHLLPQHFQKTYIDNTSITILTHTNNKWACQLYNCTKHL; encoded by the coding sequence ATGGCGACCACAATAGGTCTTATTAGACATGGGGTTACTGAATGGAATAATCTTAGCAAGGCTCAAGGAATATCTGATATACCGTTAAACGAAGAAGGAATAGAGCAAGCAGCTGCACTGGCAAAAAGACTTTCAAACGAAGAATGGGATGTTATATTCTCCAGTAATCTAACGAGAGCTAGGCAAACTGCCGAAATCATTCAGCAATGTTTAGGAGTACCCGTATTCACTGATGAACGTATTAGAGAGATTAATTGCGGGCTAATTGAGGGCACCACCGAGGAAGAGCGTTTCACTCGTTGGGGAGCAAATTGGCGTGAGCAAAATCTTGGTATGGAAGATTTCCAAATGGTCGCAAAGCGAGGTCTAACTTTTCTCGAAAAACTGATTAAAGAATATGTTGATAAAAGAATATTAGTTATAAGTCATGGAGCATTGATTGGGCTGTCATTACAACATCTTTTGCCGCAACATTTCCAAAAAACGTACATAGATAATACTTCTATAACCATTCTTACACACACTAACAACAAGTGGGCATGCCAATTATATAACTGTACCAAACACCTTTAG
- a CDS encoding aldo/keto reductase → MQTRSLGQQGLKVSSIGLGTMGMTMAYGPSNEDEAITTIRRAYELGVNFFDTAELYGYGNGHNEQLLGKAVKDFRDKVVLATKFGFDMTAEQIGTRFNSRPENIRKVAENSLRYLQTDYIDVFYQHIPDPDVPIEEVAGVVGDLIKEGKVKYFGLSNTGSNTIRKAHAVTPVSMLQTEYSIFEREIEDNNIRKTLNELGIGLVPYAPLGRGFLTGAVKPAQEYAEGDMRRYDERWQGENYIYNLRATEQLNELASNKGISVAELALAWLLAQGEDIVPIPGTRSAKRVQQNVAAANVKLTEADLQRIKEILPHGSAGSRYPAGMMENFTRDS, encoded by the coding sequence ATGCAAACCCGAAGTCTTGGTCAACAAGGTTTAAAAGTCTCTTCTATTGGTTTGGGTACGATGGGGATGACAATGGCATACGGTCCTTCAAATGAAGATGAAGCAATAACAACTATTCGTCGAGCTTATGAGCTTGGAGTTAACTTTTTTGATACGGCAGAATTATATGGATATGGCAATGGTCACAATGAACAGTTGCTGGGTAAAGCTGTAAAGGATTTTCGTGACAAGGTAGTACTGGCTACCAAGTTTGGCTTTGATATGACAGCCGAGCAGATTGGAACACGTTTTAACAGCCGGCCAGAAAATATTCGTAAGGTAGCTGAGAACAGTCTTCGCTATCTGCAGACTGATTACATTGATGTGTTCTATCAGCATATCCCAGATCCCGATGTTCCTATCGAAGAAGTAGCAGGGGTCGTCGGAGACCTTATCAAAGAAGGCAAAGTTAAATATTTCGGTTTGAGCAACACCGGTTCAAACACAATTCGTAAAGCTCACGCGGTTACCCCGGTCTCTATGCTTCAGACTGAATACTCGATATTCGAACGGGAGATTGAGGACAACAATATACGAAAAACATTGAATGAACTCGGTATAGGTTTAGTGCCTTACGCTCCTTTAGGCAGAGGGTTCCTGACAGGTGCTGTTAAACCAGCCCAAGAGTACGCGGAAGGTGATATGCGCCGTTACGATGAGCGCTGGCAAGGCGAAAATTATATCTACAATTTACGAGCAACGGAACAACTTAATGAACTGGCTTCTAACAAAGGTATTTCTGTAGCCGAATTGGCACTAGCTTGGCTTCTCGCCCAGGGAGAAGATATCGTTCCGATCCCGGGTACACGAAGTGCTAAGCGGGTTCAGCAAAACGTTGCTGCTGCTAACGTTAAACTTACAGAAGCTGATCTTCAACGTATTAAAGAGATCCTTCCACACGGATCAGCCGGTAGCCGGTATCCAGCCGGAATGATGGAGAATTTCACGAGAGATTCATAA
- a CDS encoding TetR/AcrR family transcriptional regulator → MDRQIEKQHQMRQKLTNRLLFHVRKNGFQGLKMDEISKIMDISRATLYKYFSTKEDIISFIVSTFVEYIHEIIEDSDADQVFVQRFQQTFEQTILLKEYITDIFLRELENSYPENYERLKEAMKQREYQELAFYDEGIKEGFFNKIDGRLIIMQDEILSNVLDVKYLMENHLTVYQVLFDYYNLKKFQLFKPDKIKMMDDNLMIPRIECMAQKISKNLY, encoded by the coding sequence ATGGATCGGCAGATTGAAAAACAACATCAGATGAGGCAAAAGCTTACTAATAGATTGTTATTTCACGTTAGAAAAAATGGGTTTCAAGGTTTGAAAATGGATGAAATCTCAAAGATTATGGATATAAGCAGGGCGACTTTATATAAATATTTCTCTACCAAAGAAGATATTATTTCGTTTATTGTGAGTACATTTGTCGAATACATCCACGAAATTATTGAAGATTCTGATGCTGATCAAGTATTTGTTCAGCGATTTCAGCAAACATTTGAACAAACAATCTTATTAAAAGAGTACATCACAGACATTTTCTTAAGGGAACTTGAAAATAGTTATCCTGAGAACTATGAGCGACTAAAAGAAGCCATGAAGCAACGAGAATATCAGGAATTGGCTTTTTATGATGAAGGAATAAAAGAGGGTTTTTTTAATAAGATTGATGGGAGGCTTATCATTATGCAAGATGAGATTTTAAGTAACGTTTTAGATGTAAAGTACCTGATGGAGAACCATTTGACTGTGTATCAGGTGCTATTTGACTATTACAATCTTAAGAAATTTCAGTTGTTTAAACCTGATAAAATTAAAATGATGGATGACAACTTGATGATCCCTAGAATTGAGTGCATGGCACAAAAAATTTCAAAAAACTTATATTAA
- a CDS encoding glycine C-acetyltransferase, with protein MSSQALDQFLSSNIEDLKNKGLYNFIDTLQGANGPVIRIDGKSLINLSSNNYLGLATDYRLIDASVKAAQTYGAGAGAVRTINGTMDLHIELEEKLARFKKTEAVIVYQSGFNCNMAAISAVMDQHDAILSDELNHASIIDGCRLSRAKVIRFKHSDMNDLRQQAKEAKESGQYHKIMVITDGVFSMDGDIAKLPEIVKIAEEFDLITYVDDAHGSGVLGAGAGTVKHFELSDRIDFQIGTLSKAIGVVGGYVAGKKQLIEWLKLRSRPFLFSTSLPPAAIASCSASIDILMNDKELIDKLWENCNHLKDGLSRLGYDVGQSETPITPCIIGDEVTTQQFSKRLYEEGVYAKAILFPTVPKGTGRIRNMPTAAHTKEMLGQVISVYEKVGKEMKLI; from the coding sequence ATGTCAAGTCAAGCATTGGACCAATTTTTAAGTTCGAACATCGAAGATCTAAAGAATAAAGGTCTATATAACTTCATCGATACACTGCAGGGTGCAAATGGTCCTGTTATTCGTATTGACGGAAAGTCCCTAATCAATTTGTCTTCTAATAACTATTTGGGCTTGGCAACAGATTACCGCCTGATTGATGCTTCAGTTAAGGCGGCGCAGACATACGGGGCAGGGGCAGGGGCTGTGAGAACAATTAATGGTACGATGGATCTTCATATTGAGCTTGAAGAAAAACTGGCTCGTTTCAAAAAAACGGAAGCCGTTATCGTGTATCAATCGGGATTTAACTGTAATATGGCTGCTATATCCGCGGTAATGGACCAGCATGATGCGATTTTATCCGATGAGCTGAACCACGCTTCAATTATTGATGGCTGCCGCCTGTCGAGAGCCAAGGTGATTCGCTTTAAGCATTCGGATATGAATGATTTAAGACAGCAGGCGAAAGAGGCCAAGGAATCCGGTCAGTACCATAAAATTATGGTCATCACCGACGGGGTTTTCTCCATGGATGGTGATATAGCAAAGCTGCCCGAAATCGTGAAAATAGCAGAAGAATTCGATCTGATTACTTATGTGGATGATGCCCACGGTTCGGGCGTTCTCGGAGCAGGTGCGGGAACCGTGAAACATTTTGAATTGTCCGACCGCATTGACTTTCAAATTGGTACTCTTTCCAAGGCGATCGGCGTTGTCGGCGGTTATGTGGCGGGTAAAAAACAACTGATCGAATGGTTGAAGCTGAGAAGCCGTCCGTTTCTGTTCTCGACATCGCTACCTCCGGCTGCAATCGCTTCTTGTAGCGCTTCTATCGACATTTTGATGAATGACAAAGAGTTGATCGATAAGCTGTGGGAGAATTGCAATCATTTGAAAGATGGCTTGAGCCGGCTTGGATATGATGTAGGCCAAAGTGAAACTCCGATCACACCTTGTATCATTGGCGATGAAGTAACCACCCAACAGTTCAGCAAACGGCTCTATGAAGAAGGCGTTTATGCCAAGGCAATCCTGTTTCCTACGGTCCCGAAAGGAACTGGAAGAATACGCAACATGCCGACAGCTGCCCATACCAAGGAGATGCTGGGCCAGGTGATCTCTGTTTATGAGAAAGTTGGCAAGGAAATGAAGCTGATTTAG
- a CDS encoding L-threonine 3-dehydrogenase, whose translation MNKILVTGALGQIGSELVVKLREIYGADHVVATDLRSSAHEITRSGPFELLDVTNDKAMFEIAKRYEVDTIIHLAALLSATAEEKPLLAWNLNMGGLMNALEISRELGCQLFTPSSIGSFGPTTPKYNTPQDTIQRPNTMYGVNKVSGELLCDYYFHKYGLDTRGLRFPGLISYMTPPGGGTTDYAVEIYYAAVTVGRYTSYIAKDSNMDMMYMPDALNAIIDLMEADSSRLIHRNSFNVTAMSVDPEAIAAAIREEFPSFILDYDVDPKRQAIADSWPHSIDATAAKTEWGFHARYDLKAMTKDMLSHLSERQMLRKA comes from the coding sequence ATGAACAAGATCTTGGTGACCGGAGCACTGGGCCAAATCGGTTCTGAGTTAGTTGTTAAATTACGTGAGATTTATGGTGCGGATCACGTCGTTGCTACGGATCTCAGGTCATCAGCCCACGAAATTACCCGATCAGGACCATTCGAGCTGCTGGACGTGACGAATGATAAGGCAATGTTCGAAATCGCCAAGCGGTACGAAGTGGATACCATCATCCATTTGGCTGCGCTACTGTCGGCTACCGCAGAGGAGAAACCCCTTCTTGCCTGGAATTTGAATATGGGCGGATTGATGAATGCACTTGAAATATCCAGAGAGCTCGGCTGCCAATTGTTCACTCCAAGCTCCATTGGATCTTTTGGCCCTACGACTCCGAAATACAATACCCCGCAGGATACGATCCAGAGGCCTAATACGATGTATGGCGTGAACAAAGTGTCCGGCGAACTGCTTTGTGATTATTATTTCCACAAGTACGGCCTGGATACTAGGGGGTTGCGATTCCCAGGATTGATATCTTATATGACGCCTCCCGGCGGAGGAACGACGGATTATGCGGTGGAAATTTATTACGCAGCCGTGACGGTTGGCCGGTATACATCTTATATCGCCAAAGACTCAAACATGGACATGATGTATATGCCGGATGCCCTAAACGCTATCATCGATTTAATGGAAGCGGATTCTTCCCGGTTGATACACCGAAACTCATTTAATGTCACCGCAATGAGCGTGGATCCGGAGGCGATCGCTGCAGCAATTCGGGAGGAGTTTCCCAGCTTTATCCTAGATTATGACGTTGATCCGAAGAGACAGGCGATAGCCGATAGCTGGCCGCATTCCATTGATGCGACGGCAGCAAAAACAGAATGGGGATTTCATGCCCGCTACGACTTAAAGGCCATGACGAAGGATATGCTTTCACACCTAAGCGAGAGACAAATGCTTCGCAAAGCTTAA
- a CDS encoding H-type small acid-soluble spore protein: MNKQRAIEISESAIMKNVTYQDAPIVIQHVNEDETARIYPIGNSEQEMTVPLSSLTEYP, encoded by the coding sequence ATGAACAAACAAAGAGCGATTGAAATTTCGGAATCGGCCATTATGAAAAATGTAACTTACCAGGATGCCCCTATCGTAATCCAGCATGTGAATGAGGATGAAACGGCTCGAATCTATCCGATCGGAAACTCGGAGCAGGAAATGACCGTTCCTTTGTCCAGTCTGACTGAGTATCCTTAG
- a CDS encoding glycosyltransferase, whose amino-acid sequence MKRKVVIEINFNNYGFDPQRLTREWLERRMDIFRRYTLNCLKAQTNQDFLTVVKLSKESGELMQEILAEQEPLPANIRFGTHIESVRAILSFAEGHEDIYIARLDSDDLYHRTFVQQLYSVQPKPETIALINQNGYLWDSVNNEMAPTFHRSPQFYVYLYKTEQYASGYRIKLPGRGTHGNVIDLPHELLAPRNYINVVHSSNTSVKKVPLKDRLNGSEIEQVLREFMV is encoded by the coding sequence ATGAAAAGAAAAGTCGTGATTGAGATTAACTTCAACAACTACGGTTTTGACCCGCAGCGTCTGACGAGGGAATGGTTGGAGCGGAGAATGGACATTTTTCGCAGATATACGCTGAACTGTCTCAAGGCACAGACGAATCAGGATTTCCTGACCGTAGTAAAGCTCTCGAAGGAATCAGGAGAGTTGATGCAGGAAATTTTGGCAGAGCAGGAACCATTGCCGGCCAATATCCGTTTCGGTACGCATATCGAGAGTGTTCGCGCCATACTCTCCTTTGCTGAAGGACATGAAGATATCTATATTGCCAGACTAGATTCGGATGACCTGTACCACAGAACGTTTGTCCAGCAGCTTTATAGCGTGCAGCCAAAGCCAGAGACGATAGCACTAATCAACCAGAACGGATATCTGTGGGACAGCGTCAATAATGAGATGGCACCGACGTTCCATCGTTCACCGCAGTTCTATGTGTATCTGTATAAAACGGAGCAATACGCCTCAGGATACCGCATCAAGTTACCGGGCAGAGGCACTCATGGGAATGTCATCGATCTGCCACATGAGTTGCTGGCTCCACGCAATTATATCAATGTCGTTCATTCCAGTAATACCTCGGTAAAAAAGGTTCCACTTAAAGATCGGCTGAATGGAAGCGAGATTGAACAGGTATTACGGGAATTCATGGTCTGA
- a CDS encoding glycosyltransferase, which translates to MSKEKKLIVEMLFNNWGATADRLTMRWIEYRIDLFMKYALKSLLLQSSQDFTCYVLYDPKSEKLINEILKKYPSLPSNICFVTPKDYQSHIIRDIEKFKYLYRVYLSSDDMYHQDFIKKLHAYKPHKDTVALIPQYGYIYDSVQKRLGKFFFWLPSYGVTIIKVDEYLRGQAARYTWRDAFKVPREFIHINEPIWINHIHGQNTGTTFANALTWKIANVHDACTLEPWNNNKQPKAAFGPEITEPNEIEQILNRFF; encoded by the coding sequence GTGTCTAAGGAAAAAAAACTCATTGTAGAAATGCTCTTTAATAACTGGGGAGCGACAGCGGATCGACTGACTATGCGATGGATAGAATATAGAATAGATTTATTCATGAAATATGCACTCAAAAGCCTACTCCTTCAATCTTCTCAGGATTTTACCTGCTATGTGCTGTATGATCCGAAGTCAGAGAAGCTTATAAATGAGATACTAAAAAAGTATCCTTCCCTGCCTTCCAATATCTGTTTTGTAACACCTAAAGATTACCAGTCTCATATTATCCGAGATATTGAAAAGTTCAAGTATTTGTACCGTGTGTATCTGTCCAGTGACGATATGTATCACCAAGATTTTATCAAAAAGCTGCACGCCTATAAACCTCACAAAGATACGGTTGCCTTAATACCGCAATACGGTTACATCTACGACTCGGTACAAAAGCGGCTGGGAAAATTTTTTTTCTGGCTTCCCAGCTACGGTGTAACTATTATCAAAGTGGATGAGTATTTGAGAGGACAAGCGGCCCGTTATACCTGGCGCGATGCATTTAAGGTTCCCAGGGAATTCATTCATATCAACGAACCAATATGGATTAATCATATTCATGGACAGAACACAGGTACAACTTTTGCCAATGCACTGACCTGGAAAATAGCAAATGTTCATGATGCTTGTACGTTGGAGCCTTGGAATAACAATAAACAACCTAAAGCTGCTTTCGGTCCTGAGATCACAGAGCCAAATGAGATCGAACAGATCCTAAACCGCTTTTTCTAA
- a CDS encoding LysR family transcriptional regulator, with amino-acid sequence MDKNIQKYLALIKTVEYGSFTKAAEMLNYSQSGISRMINDLESEWKISLLERDRSGVRLTSEGLKVLPYAKSVCNEYEKLQSQIDELHGLQSGIIRIGTFSSVATHWLPNIIKAFQKEYPNIDYELLLGDYTEIESWISEGRVDCGFLRLPTQTKLDTTFLEEDKLLVIIPENHSMASCDRFPVKALGEDPFMLLEKGAKAEISEIFERCNITPKVHFTTWDDYAIMSMVESGLGISILPELILKRTPYRIVVKELEFPAYRKIGLAMKDKNSTSLALKRFLNYLQYRNITENS; translated from the coding sequence ATGGATAAGAATATTCAGAAATATTTAGCCTTAATTAAAACTGTTGAATACGGAAGCTTTACCAAAGCAGCCGAAATGTTGAATTATTCACAGTCGGGTATCAGCCGGATGATCAACGATTTAGAATCAGAATGGAAAATATCCCTTCTAGAACGCGATCGCTCTGGCGTACGTCTGACTTCCGAGGGTCTTAAAGTACTTCCTTATGCGAAGAGTGTATGCAATGAATATGAGAAACTACAATCCCAAATTGACGAACTACATGGACTCCAATCTGGGATTATACGGATTGGAACATTTTCAAGCGTGGCTACGCATTGGCTTCCCAATATAATCAAAGCATTTCAAAAAGAATATCCGAACATTGACTATGAACTTTTACTGGGTGATTATACGGAGATTGAAAGCTGGATTTCGGAAGGTCGTGTGGATTGTGGCTTTCTAAGGCTCCCCACACAAACCAAACTTGACACGACATTTTTAGAGGAAGACAAGTTGCTTGTGATCATACCGGAAAACCACTCCATGGCGAGCTGTGATCGTTTTCCTGTCAAAGCATTAGGTGAAGATCCGTTTATGCTCTTAGAGAAGGGTGCAAAAGCTGAAATTTCAGAAATTTTTGAGCGATGTAATATTACACCAAAAGTTCATTTTACGACATGGGACGATTATGCCATCATGTCGATGGTGGAAAGTGGGTTAGGGATCAGTATTCTTCCTGAACTTATTTTAAAACGTACCCCCTATCGAATTGTTGTAAAAGAACTTGAATTCCCAGCCTACCGTAAAATTGGCCTAGCAATGAAAGATAAAAACTCTACCTCTCTTGCTCTCAAACGGTTTTTAAATTATCTACAATATAGAAATATTACTGAAAACTCATAA
- a CDS encoding prolyl-tRNA synthetase associated domain-containing protein, which yields MFFISDILTSTPEKYLTQLQEKTYETLENLQISFERVNTDEAISMEDCIEINEKLNVNMVKTLFLCNRQQTQFYLLITTAGKQFKAKDFSNQLGISRVSFASADQLEHLIGVKVGAATIFGVLLDKDQVVQVVLDEDIVAQEWYGCSDGTTTGYMKIRTSDVIHKFLPYTDHLPKVIQI from the coding sequence ATGTTTTTTATAAGTGATATTTTAACCTCAACGCCGGAGAAGTACCTGACACAACTACAAGAAAAAACTTATGAAACATTAGAAAATCTACAAATATCTTTTGAGCGCGTAAATACAGATGAAGCAATCTCTATGGAGGACTGTATTGAAATTAATGAAAAACTAAATGTAAATATGGTGAAGACACTTTTTCTTTGTAATAGACAACAAACCCAATTCTATTTACTTATTACTACAGCTGGTAAGCAATTTAAAGCTAAAGACTTTAGCAATCAACTTGGTATTTCTCGTGTGTCATTTGCTTCGGCTGATCAATTGGAACATTTGATAGGTGTGAAAGTAGGTGCTGCAACTATTTTTGGTGTCTTATTGGATAAAGATCAAGTTGTTCAAGTTGTACTTGACGAAGACATAGTGGCCCAAGAATGGTATGGATGTAGCGACGGGACAACGACAGGCTATATGAAAATTAGAACATCGGATGTAATCCATAAATTCTTACCTTACACTGACCATTTACCAAAAGTGATACAAATTTAA
- a CDS encoding DMT family transporter, translated as MKETIYFLISMIIFGAVGVFAKYIDLSSSKIALFLSLVGALFLLIIFVSSKQKMPWQQVKKNAVALIFASMALSGNWIFLFQAYKETTIANAALSYYFAPVLVVTLSPLVLKEKMSYKKAVCIIVALLGLFLILHNGRMQTNGHHLIGIGYGLVAAGFYTGLTLINKFIRGLDGLANTLLQLGLSVIMLIPFVLITEGSTVYSVDSTTVILMLVLGIFHGGIGFYLFFAGMKGLNGQSIAVLSYVDPLTSLFISILIIGEKMTFQQLIGAVLLLCAIWIGEAGKRRRKTITKLIVNDSVNDDGALN; from the coding sequence ATGAAAGAAACAATTTATTTCCTTATATCGATGATTATCTTTGGTGCAGTTGGCGTGTTCGCAAAATATATAGATTTGTCTTCAAGTAAGATTGCACTATTTTTAAGCTTAGTTGGTGCCCTGTTCCTTTTAATCATTTTCGTTTCTTCAAAGCAAAAAATGCCGTGGCAACAAGTGAAAAAAAATGCTGTTGCTTTAATCTTTGCAAGTATGGCCCTCAGTGGAAACTGGATTTTTCTTTTCCAAGCATATAAGGAGACTACCATTGCTAATGCGGCATTAAGTTACTATTTTGCACCTGTTTTAGTTGTAACACTCTCCCCTCTGGTGTTAAAAGAAAAGATGTCTTACAAAAAGGCAGTATGTATTATCGTTGCTCTGCTCGGGCTTTTCCTCATTTTGCATAATGGTAGGATGCAGACTAATGGACATCATCTCATCGGTATCGGTTATGGATTAGTGGCTGCCGGTTTCTATACCGGATTGACTCTGATTAACAAGTTTATTCGTGGTCTAGATGGATTAGCAAATACGCTCTTGCAGCTGGGACTATCCGTTATTATGTTAATTCCATTTGTATTGATTACAGAGGGTAGCACTGTTTATTCGGTTGACAGCACCACAGTAATATTGATGCTTGTTTTAGGTATCTTTCATGGTGGTATTGGTTTTTATCTTTTCTTCGCAGGAATGAAGGGACTTAATGGCCAGAGCATCGCTGTATTGAGTTACGTTGATCCCTTAACCTCTCTTTTTATTTCAATCTTGATTATTGGTGAGAAGATGACTTTTCAACAACTTATTGGCGCTGTCTTGCTATTGTGTGCGATTTGGATAGGAGAAGCAGGTAAAAGAAGGAGAAAAACAATTACCAAATTGATTGTGAATGATTCTGTGAATGACGATGGTGCATTAAACTAA
- a CDS encoding MarR family winged helix-turn-helix transcriptional regulator, which translates to MDNLQEENLLPIDPKQDTLQEYLLSLPLPNEAFFTMVEATANLVAVSEKYWQSQGLNGARIRILVEIAKDGGTMLPSVLAEKIGVTKANISLLLTPLERDGYIARAEHARDGRKTVISITDAGRTLLREHLPGNRETVALQMGKLDEQEQHQLIVLLQKLNRS; encoded by the coding sequence ATGGATAATCTGCAAGAAGAGAACTTACTGCCAATTGATCCTAAACAAGATACGCTGCAAGAATATTTGCTTAGTCTGCCGCTGCCCAATGAAGCTTTTTTTACGATGGTTGAGGCGACTGCCAATCTGGTGGCCGTGTCGGAGAAATACTGGCAATCCCAAGGGCTGAATGGAGCAAGAATTCGCATACTTGTAGAGATTGCAAAAGATGGTGGAACGATGCTGCCTTCAGTCCTTGCCGAAAAAATCGGTGTCACCAAGGCCAACATTAGCTTGCTGCTGACTCCGCTGGAGCGTGATGGATACATTGCGAGGGCTGAACATGCCCGAGATGGTCGCAAGACGGTGATTTCCATTACCGATGCAGGACGGACATTATTGAGGGAGCATCTACCGGGTAACCGTGAAACTGTGGCTTTACAAATGGGCAAGTTGGATGAACAGGAGCAGCATCAGTTGATTGTTCTGTTACAGAAGCTGAACAGGTCTTGA
- a CDS encoding SDR family oxidoreductase: MTIMITGATGQLGNLIIANLLVRVPATEIIAGVRNGGMSATLKALKDQGGEVRCIDYDRPETLQKAFAGVNKLLLISSSHTDDTVRLTQHTSVINAAKNAGVEHILYTSFAFPQTSLKGSSSVHRLTEQVIFDSGMKYTILRNGLYIDFVNVLGLQEAIQSGVLTTSAGDWRFNAVTRSDLARAIANVLAEKGHEQRIYELAAPKTWNFADLAEVLTALADKPVMHIEDVSVQHWIYPFLSSIDTGSTSKDLEQLMGKPITSLEESIAPFLN, from the coding sequence ATGACGATCATGATCACAGGAGCCACAGGACAACTAGGCAATCTGATTATTGCAAATCTGCTAGTCCGGGTCCCCGCTACAGAAATTATCGCAGGTGTCCGTAATGGGGGGATGTCCGCAACCTTAAAAGCTTTAAAGGATCAGGGTGGGGAGGTTCGCTGTATTGACTATGATAGGCCGGAAACGCTACAGAAAGCCTTTGCCGGTGTGAATAAATTGCTGCTGATTTCCAGCTCACATACCGATGATACAGTCCGGCTAACTCAACATACAAGTGTAATCAATGCGGCGAAGAACGCTGGAGTTGAACATATCCTTTATACCAGTTTTGCTTTCCCACAGACGAGTCTTAAAGGTTCGAGTAGCGTGCATAGACTTACCGAGCAGGTCATATTTGATTCGGGGATGAAGTATACGATTTTGCGCAATGGGCTGTATATTGATTTTGTGAATGTCCTTGGACTACAGGAGGCGATACAAAGTGGCGTGCTAACAACTTCAGCCGGAGATTGGCGGTTTAATGCGGTTACACGCAGTGATCTTGCACGAGCCATTGCGAACGTGCTTGCAGAGAAAGGGCATGAGCAGAGGATATATGAGTTGGCCGCGCCAAAGACTTGGAACTTTGCTGATCTGGCTGAGGTGCTCACAGCATTGGCGGATAAACCTGTCATGCACATCGAGGATGTGTCGGTACAGCATTGGATCTATCCTTTTTTAAGCAGTATTGATACCGGATCTACGTCTAAGGACCTTGAGCAATTGATGGGCAAACCAATAACTTCGTTGGAGGAGAGCATTGCACCTTTTCTGAATTAA